Proteins from one bacterium genomic window:
- a CDS encoding gamma-glutamylcyclotransferase, translating into MTDPDDVFVYGTLKSGERNAASVAPVFRGAAVLFKGRLFHLPAPVGYPVFYLDGPGPVHGELLRFADPRAALGEMDRLEGRPGLFTRSVVEVVRGGEQATVWVYHFSSDRPVPPGALPVTGGDWRAADFPDSPIVAGHQQ; encoded by the coding sequence ATGACCGATCCCGACGACGTATTCGTGTACGGTACGTTGAAAAGCGGCGAGCGCAACGCCGCTTCGGTCGCGCCGGTCTTCCGCGGGGCGGCCGTATTATTTAAAGGGCGCCTGTTCCATCTGCCCGCGCCGGTGGGGTACCCCGTCTTCTACCTGGACGGGCCGGGGCCGGTTCACGGCGAGCTGTTGCGCTTCGCCGATCCGCGCGCGGCCCTGGGGGAGATGGACCGGCTCGAGGGCCGCCCCGGCCTCTTCACCCGCTCCGTGGTCGAGGTCGTCCGCGGTGGTGAGCAGGCGACGGTCTGGGTCTACCACTTCTCCTCGGATCGTCCGGTCCCGCCCGGCGCCTTGCCGGTAACCGGCGGCGACTGGCGCGCGGCCGATTTTCCCGACTCACCTATCGTTGCGGGACATCAACAGTAG